A part of Gemmatimonas groenlandica genomic DNA contains:
- a CDS encoding hybrid sensor histidine kinase/response regulator — MADAPTAVPATPNAVGSAFEGMGSHIAILNAIPAHVAVLDHMGMILVVNEAWRRFGTANSLQSEDFLTGHDYLAVCEGATGENADDAAEVAVGIRAVLDGRLSEFDIEYPCHSPTEERWFRLLVAPLQLGEHQGAVAMHVDVTIRRRAEVEAHRLASIVESSEDAIIGKTLDGRVTSWNRGAERMFGYTAAEMIGTSITRLFPVTRLAEEADILDRLRHGDSTEHFETSRVRKDGRPIEASLTVSPMRDSTGAVVGASTVARDISDRKRLERQLLQAQRLEGIGTLAGGIAHDVNNALSPIMLAVDLLRMSPQDASSRELLDAIDSNAQHSADLVRQILTFARGVEGDRIDVNVNRLVSDVERTALGTFPKEIEVRTSVADNVWRVGGDPTQLQQVLVNLCFNARDAMPTGGTLIISADNVTLDTNDAGRYLGAKVGPYVRLHVEDNGTGILPDDLERIFDLFFTTKTVGKGTGLGLSTSLAIVKSHGGFVRVDSEPGHGTKFDVYLPARTSVVHVAQDRAVERPHGHGELVLVVEDEPSIRQITQKTLEAFGYRVIVATDGAQALAIYEQHPDEIALVLIDMMMPVMDGPTAILALRTLNPTLRIIAASGLVRSGHDATASLGVRYFLAKPYSVDALLAMLRACLDDVL; from the coding sequence ATGGCAGACGCGCCCACCGCCGTGCCCGCGACGCCGAACGCCGTGGGAAGCGCCTTCGAAGGCATGGGCTCGCACATCGCGATCCTCAACGCCATTCCGGCACACGTGGCTGTGCTCGATCACATGGGGATGATCCTCGTCGTGAACGAAGCGTGGCGGCGATTCGGTACCGCGAATTCGCTGCAGTCGGAGGACTTCCTGACCGGCCACGACTATCTCGCCGTGTGCGAGGGCGCCACAGGCGAAAACGCCGACGATGCCGCGGAGGTCGCTGTCGGGATCCGCGCCGTCCTCGACGGACGGCTGTCCGAGTTCGATATTGAGTATCCTTGCCACTCACCCACCGAGGAGCGCTGGTTCCGACTCCTGGTGGCGCCGCTACAACTCGGGGAGCACCAAGGCGCGGTCGCGATGCACGTCGATGTCACCATTCGCAGGCGCGCGGAGGTAGAGGCGCACCGCTTGGCGAGCATCGTGGAATCGTCGGAAGACGCCATCATTGGCAAGACGCTGGACGGTCGCGTCACCAGCTGGAATCGCGGTGCAGAGCGCATGTTTGGCTACACCGCCGCAGAAATGATCGGCACGTCCATCACGCGACTCTTTCCCGTGACGCGTCTGGCGGAAGAGGCGGACATTCTCGACCGCCTTCGTCACGGCGACAGCACGGAGCACTTCGAGACGTCCAGGGTGCGTAAGGATGGCCGACCGATTGAGGCGTCGTTGACGGTGTCGCCGATGCGCGACAGTACCGGCGCGGTCGTCGGTGCCTCAACCGTGGCTCGCGACATCTCGGATCGAAAACGACTGGAGCGACAGTTGTTGCAGGCCCAGCGACTCGAAGGCATCGGCACGCTGGCTGGCGGCATCGCCCATGATGTAAACAACGCGCTGTCGCCGATCATGCTGGCGGTGGATCTGCTGCGCATGAGTCCCCAGGATGCGTCGAGTCGCGAGTTACTGGATGCCATCGACAGCAACGCACAGCACAGCGCAGACTTGGTGCGCCAGATCCTTACGTTCGCCCGCGGCGTCGAGGGAGACCGCATCGACGTGAACGTCAATCGCCTCGTCAGTGACGTCGAGCGGACGGCGCTTGGCACATTCCCAAAGGAGATCGAGGTGCGCACGTCGGTGGCCGACAATGTCTGGCGTGTCGGCGGCGACCCCACGCAGTTGCAGCAGGTTCTCGTCAACCTGTGTTTCAACGCGCGCGATGCGATGCCGACCGGCGGCACGCTCATCATCTCGGCCGACAACGTCACGCTCGACACGAATGACGCGGGCCGCTACCTCGGCGCGAAGGTGGGACCGTACGTGCGGCTGCATGTTGAGGACAATGGCACCGGAATTCTTCCTGACGACTTGGAGCGCATCTTCGACCTGTTCTTTACGACCAAGACGGTGGGAAAAGGCACCGGCCTTGGCCTCTCTACGTCACTGGCCATCGTCAAGAGTCATGGGGGGTTCGTCCGCGTCGATAGCGAGCCGGGCCACGGCACGAAGTTCGATGTGTATCTGCCAGCGCGTACGAGCGTCGTGCACGTGGCCCAAGACCGTGCCGTTGAACGGCCGCATGGGCATGGAGAGCTCGTGCTCGTGGTGGAGGACGAGCCCTCGATCCGGCAGATCACGCAGAAGACGCTGGAGGCATTTGGCTACCGCGTCATCGTCGCGACGGATGGGGCGCAGGCATTAGCGATCTATGAGCAGCATCCCGACGAGATCGCCCTGGTGCTGATCGATATGATGATGCCGGTCATGGATGGGCCGACCGCCATCCTTGCGCTTCGCACCCTGAACCCGACATTGCGCATCATTGCGGCGAGCGGCTTGGTGCGTAGCGGGCATGACGCGACCGCCAGTCTTGGCGTCCGCTACTTCCTCGCGAAGCCGTATTCGGTAGACGCACTCCTCGCCATGCTCCGGGCCTGTCTCGACGACGTGCTCTAA
- a CDS encoding GGDEF domain-containing protein, producing the protein MADRDGTTPALVNTSRDDATLRILGEAVASAYDAVMITDARLDLPGPRIVFVNAAFERMTGWSAAELTTLTPRILQGPETDRTTLQRLRANLSAGEPFQGSTVNYRRDGSPFIMEWSINAVTDDDGAPRYFVAVQRDITAFRRRLAEAEEGARTDALTGLANRRAYDARLSAMLAQPDLVLGLLAMDIDRFKSVNDTYGHGAGDAVLVEVSRRMASIAASTPGALLARTGGEEFSMLMPVTSADSAAAIGERIRATVAAQPIVIDTGELDITISVGAATADPSMLAADRLSHAADRALYRAKEGGRDRVELAGVGDA; encoded by the coding sequence ATGGCTGACCGTGATGGTACCACGCCTGCGCTGGTAAACACCTCCCGCGACGATGCGACCCTTCGCATTCTGGGCGAAGCCGTGGCCTCGGCGTACGATGCCGTCATGATCACGGACGCGCGGCTCGACTTGCCGGGCCCACGCATCGTCTTTGTGAACGCCGCGTTTGAACGCATGACGGGATGGAGCGCCGCTGAGCTCACGACGCTCACACCGCGCATTCTGCAGGGTCCCGAGACAGACCGCACCACACTCCAGCGTCTCCGCGCGAATCTGAGCGCCGGCGAGCCGTTTCAAGGCTCCACCGTGAACTATCGGCGCGATGGCTCCCCGTTCATCATGGAGTGGAGCATCAATGCCGTCACCGACGACGACGGCGCGCCCCGATACTTCGTCGCGGTGCAGCGTGACATCACGGCGTTTCGCCGTCGCTTGGCCGAGGCAGAGGAAGGCGCGCGGACGGATGCGCTCACCGGGCTCGCCAATCGCCGCGCCTACGATGCCCGATTGTCTGCCATGCTCGCGCAGCCCGATCTGGTGTTGGGGTTGCTGGCGATGGATATCGACCGCTTCAAGAGCGTCAACGACACGTACGGACACGGCGCGGGTGACGCCGTCCTCGTCGAGGTGAGCCGACGCATGGCCTCTATTGCCGCATCGACGCCAGGCGCCCTCCTCGCTCGGACGGGTGGCGAAGAATTTTCAATGCTGATGCCAGTCACGAGCGCAGATTCCGCCGCCGCCATCGGCGAACGCATCCGCGCGACCGTCGCCGCCCAGCCCATCGTGATCGATACAGGTGAGCTGGACATCACGATCTCCGTGGGCGCCGCGACCGCGGATCCATCGATGCTCGCCGCCGACCGACTCAGTCACGCCGCTGACCGCGCGCTGTATCGCGCCAAGGAAGGTGGCCGGGATCGCGTCGAGCTCGCCGGCGTCGGCGACGCGTAG
- a CDS encoding type II toxin-antitoxin system VapB family antitoxin has product MAVNIKNKRVERLLDEVAALTGETKTEAIRRALEERRDRLARSSAQLHPADRLRRLLEREIWPSIPADVRGTRLSKAEEEQILGYGPDGA; this is encoded by the coding sequence GTGGCGGTCAATATCAAGAACAAACGCGTGGAGCGGCTCCTCGACGAGGTGGCGGCGCTCACCGGTGAGACAAAGACCGAAGCCATCCGGCGCGCCCTCGAAGAGCGTCGAGATCGTCTCGCACGGAGCAGCGCACAACTCCATCCTGCCGACCGCCTCCGTCGACTGCTGGAACGCGAAATCTGGCCCTCCATTCCGGCCGACGTGCGCGGCACACGGCTCAGCAAAGCAGAAGAGGAGCAGATCCTCGGCTACGGACCCGACGGCGCGTGA
- a CDS encoding type II toxin-antitoxin system VapC family toxin: MILDSSALVAIVLQEQAAERLLQRMRDASFLAIGAATLLETGIVLSARLHDDARGLLARVLQESGITVVDVTEAHFGVAMDAWLRYGKGRHPAALNFGDCLSYAIAVVAGAPLLCVGDDFPQTDCVLA; this comes from the coding sequence GTGATCCTCGACAGCTCAGCGCTGGTAGCCATCGTGCTGCAGGAACAGGCCGCCGAGCGACTGTTGCAGCGCATGCGCGATGCGTCCTTTCTGGCGATCGGTGCGGCCACGCTCCTCGAAACCGGCATCGTATTGTCCGCCCGCTTGCACGATGACGCGCGCGGGCTCTTGGCGCGTGTGCTGCAGGAAAGCGGCATCACCGTCGTTGACGTGACAGAAGCGCACTTCGGCGTGGCGATGGACGCGTGGCTGCGCTACGGCAAGGGCCGACATCCCGCGGCGCTCAACTTCGGCGATTGTCTGTCGTACGCGATCGCGGTGGTGGCCGGCGCGCCGCTGCTGTGCGTGGGCGACGACTTTCCACAGACGGACTGCGTGCTCGCGTGA
- a CDS encoding tetratricopeptide repeat protein, which produces MLSMHSTYALAWDARGEMLSYLGRHDEAIAALQHNLDQLPKKLPNQTEGILAFVFARAGRAGDARRSMEHLRVVNGGELPAMGALAAALEMLGDHAGALTMIERAVKQPDAWLQMYNHAERYDALRRDPRANTMMASIEQWANVRVRGNDSLIRTVHSTDTQSDVVLMIRASAHVACSRTSMRASRDSSPVRGAKAGSVRGCANVTFHGHTSWEVCRYNRFSIPLRTSARSVAQEGKEGSCHRGRSTR; this is translated from the coding sequence ATGCTGTCGATGCACTCCACCTACGCGTTGGCGTGGGACGCGCGCGGCGAAATGCTGAGCTATCTCGGCCGTCACGACGAAGCGATTGCCGCGCTGCAGCACAACTTGGACCAGCTGCCGAAGAAGCTGCCGAATCAGACGGAAGGAATTCTCGCGTTTGTCTTCGCGCGCGCCGGACGCGCGGGCGATGCGCGACGGTCGATGGAGCACCTGCGCGTGGTGAACGGTGGCGAGCTCCCCGCCATGGGCGCGCTCGCCGCAGCCCTGGAAATGCTGGGCGATCATGCGGGCGCGCTGACGATGATCGAGCGCGCCGTGAAGCAGCCTGACGCCTGGTTGCAGATGTATAATCATGCCGAGCGATACGACGCGCTGCGCCGTGATCCGCGTGCCAACACGATGATGGCGAGCATCGAGCAGTGGGCCAACGTGCGCGTGCGGGGGAATGATTCGCTGATTCGTACGGTGCACAGCACTGATACTCAGTCCGACGTCGTGCTCATGATTCGCGCGAGTGCCCACGTTGCATGCTCGCGCACGAGCATGCGTGCGTCACGCGACTCCAGTCCGGTGCGCGGCGCGAAGGCGGGTTCGGTGCGCGGCTGCGCGAACGTCACGTTCCACGGACACACCTCCTGGGAGGTCTGTCGGTATAACCGTTTTTCGATCCCGCTCCGCACGAGCGCCCGGAGCGTCGCCCAGGAAGGTAAAGAGGGCTCCTGCCACCGTGGCCGCTCAACTCGTTGA
- a CDS encoding amidohydrolase family protein gives MEPVRVVRTRRRRVAGLARRAGPPRRDRRAERRPLRERQWSRWLAGYDAACADTLALQLRRAGTWQTPTLVINRSYSFPDSTWGSDAERASVAAGVLAGWDTTRAELLAEYGVQGRAAWRARWMYERQMLQRMVAAGVGVLAGSDASDEPFVYAGSSLHEELVLLVQAGLTPLQALQAATVNPARFLSATDSLGTVAVGRLADLVLLDANPLVDIRHTTRIRGVVRDGHWLDRTALDGLLIQARRAPNPAP, from the coding sequence GTGGAACCTGTTCGAGTGGTGCGTACCCGGCGCCGGCGAGTTGCGGGACTCGCTCGCCGCGCTGGACCGCCGCGACGCGACCGACGCGCCGAGCGGCGCCCGCTGCGCGAGCGGCAGTGGTCGCGCTGGCTCGCCGGGTACGACGCCGCCTGTGCCGACACGCTGGCACTGCAGCTCCGGCGTGCCGGCACGTGGCAGACCCCCACGCTCGTCATTAACCGTAGTTACTCGTTCCCCGACTCCACCTGGGGGAGCGACGCGGAGCGGGCATCGGTGGCCGCCGGCGTGCTGGCCGGTTGGGACACCACCCGCGCCGAACTGCTGGCCGAGTACGGCGTGCAGGGTCGGGCGGCGTGGCGCGCACGCTGGATGTACGAGCGGCAAATGCTGCAGCGCATGGTGGCCGCCGGCGTGGGTGTGCTCGCTGGCAGCGATGCGAGCGACGAGCCGTTCGTCTACGCCGGCAGCAGCCTACACGAGGAGCTGGTGCTGCTCGTGCAGGCTGGCCTCACGCCGCTGCAGGCGCTGCAAGCGGCCACAGTGAACCCCGCGCGCTTCCTGAGCGCCACCGACTCCTTGGGCACGGTCGCGGTCGGGAGGCTGGCGGACCTCGTGCTGCTCGACGCCAACCCACTGGTCGACATTCGTCATACGACGCGCATTCGCGGCGTGGTGCGGGACGGTCATTGGCTGGATCGCACGGCGCTCGACGGGCTCCTGATACAGGCACGGCGCGCGCCCAACCCGGCTCCCTGA
- a CDS encoding HEAT repeat domain-containing protein, with protein sequence MTFAQPRTEPAFAPRAGLESRDARMVARELLPMSQAEFSARFKGSAMKRAKRRGLARNAAVVLGNVGTSDDVPLLEAALAHDESLVREHAAWALARIKRRPADLAARWT encoded by the coding sequence GTGACGTTCGCGCAGCCGCGCACCGAACCCGCCTTCGCGCCGCGCGCCGGACTGGAGTCGCGTGACGCACGCATGGTCGCGCGTGAGTTGCTCCCGATGTCGCAAGCCGAGTTCAGTGCGCGCTTCAAGGGCAGCGCGATGAAACGCGCGAAGCGGCGCGGGCTCGCGCGCAACGCGGCGGTGGTGCTGGGCAACGTCGGCACGAGCGACGACGTGCCGCTGCTCGAAGCAGCGCTCGCGCACGACGAGTCGCTCGTGCGCGAGCATGCGGCGTGGGCGCTCGCACGGATCAAGCGACGTCCGGCGGATCTGGCTGCTCGCTGGACATGA
- a CDS encoding BrnA antitoxin family protein — protein MSKSKIVRVRAELATPRPRKTARNPVPDDAEIERRAANDPDNPPLTAAQLASMHLLRDAPPKVLLSLRVDANVLAAYRRSGKGWQTRMNEVLAAAVSTSEPSVSTVVDDIEASARRTLALAQQLRQRGVET, from the coding sequence ATGAGTAAGTCCAAGATCGTACGCGTGCGGGCAGAGCTGGCCACGCCGCGGCCGCGCAAGACCGCGCGCAATCCCGTACCCGATGACGCCGAGATCGAGCGTCGGGCAGCGAACGATCCGGACAACCCACCACTCACGGCCGCGCAGCTTGCGTCGATGCACCTATTGCGCGACGCACCACCAAAAGTGCTACTGAGTCTGCGCGTCGACGCCAACGTACTGGCCGCCTATCGCCGCAGCGGGAAAGGATGGCAAACGCGGATGAATGAGGTGCTGGCGGCCGCGGTTTCCACGAGTGAGCCGAGTGTCTCCACGGTCGTTGACGACATCGAAGCGTCTGCACGACGCACGCTGGCCCTCGCGCAGCAATTACGGCAGCGCGGCGTGGAGACCTGA
- a CDS encoding BrnT family toxin — protein sequence MRDLPRLRQGHPGASRVPRAHSRGTAIDRGQSYHEQLIHSALPHDLCHALTVYIPRSTFPLVFEWDPGKAASNVTKHGIDFREIVQVWRDPYALVLAVEHESEARYLLLGALDDRIVTVVFTVRMQAIRLISARYASREERRRYAQTPRDE from the coding sequence ATGCGCGACCTGCCTCGGTTGAGACAAGGCCACCCCGGCGCGTCGAGAGTGCCCCGTGCGCACTCGCGCGGTACCGCCATTGACCGAGGGCAATCGTATCATGAGCAGCTCATCCATTCCGCGCTGCCACACGACCTTTGCCACGCGTTGACAGTGTATATACCGCGTAGTACTTTTCCTCTGGTATTCGAGTGGGACCCGGGCAAAGCCGCTTCGAACGTGACCAAACACGGGATCGACTTCCGTGAGATCGTGCAGGTCTGGCGCGATCCGTACGCGTTGGTCCTCGCGGTCGAACACGAGTCGGAAGCGCGGTATCTGCTGCTTGGTGCGCTGGACGACCGCATCGTGACCGTCGTGTTCACCGTCAGGATGCAGGCCATTCGATTGATCTCTGCCCGTTACGCCAGCCGCGAGGAGCGCCGACGCTATGCCCAAACGCCACGGGATGAGTAA
- a CDS encoding protein kinase domain-containing protein: MSDTLSRLTTALVGRYRIERELGAGGMATVYLAHDLRHDREVAVKVIRPEVSAELAADRFLLEIRTSARLQHPHIVPVFDSGDAPRRGQTDEEAPPYASH; encoded by the coding sequence GTGAGTGACACGCTCTCGCGTCTTACCACCGCGCTCGTGGGCCGGTATCGCATCGAGCGCGAGCTGGGCGCGGGGGGCATGGCCACCGTGTATCTCGCGCACGACCTGCGGCACGACCGCGAGGTTGCGGTCAAGGTGATACGACCAGAGGTGAGTGCCGAACTCGCCGCGGACCGTTTCCTGCTCGAGATCCGCACGAGCGCGCGGCTGCAACATCCGCATATCGTGCCGGTGTTCGACTCGGGCGACGCTCCGCGTCGCGGACAGACGGACGAGGAGGCGCCTCCGTACGCCTCGCACTGA
- a CDS encoding HEAT repeat domain-containing protein, translating into MFSKGSAIKRTKRRGFLRNVAVALGNAGDPASVPALTSALSDEEPLVRGHAAWAPGRIATSASLDAPRARASVEPVPAVLDEIAAAVSGATGSSPPNRK; encoded by the coding sequence GTGTTCTCCAAGGGGTCGGCGATCAAACGAACCAAGCGGCGTGGCTTTTTGCGCAACGTCGCCGTGGCCCTGGGCAATGCGGGCGACCCGGCGTCCGTACCGGCGCTCACGAGCGCATTGTCAGATGAGGAGCCGCTCGTCAGGGGCCACGCTGCCTGGGCGCCGGGGAGGATCGCAACCTCGGCCTCACTTGATGCGCCGCGCGCCCGGGCATCCGTGGAGCCGGTCCCGGCCGTGCTCGACGAGATCGCCGCCGCCGTCTCGGGCGCGACGGGGTCGTCGCCGCCTAACCGGAAGTGA